From Microbacterium sp. CGR2:
GCTCACATGATCGGCCCGGACGTGTCGGAGCTGCTGCCGGAGCTGACTCTCGCGCAGAAGTGGGACCTCACCGCTCTGGAGCTCGCCCGCAACGTGCACACGCACCCGACGCTGTCGGAGGCGCTGCAGGAGGGCTTCCACGGACTCGCCGGTCACATGATCAACTTCTGACGCGGCGCGACTCAATGCGACGAAGGCCCCGGTCCCGTTCAGGGATCGGGGCCTTCGTGCGTCACACCCCGCGCATCGTGATGAGCCCGGATGTCCACGGCTGCAGTGGCGCCGTGCCCAGCGCGCGGATCAACCCTTCTCGCGGTCGGGCCACGAGCATCGGCACCGGAGCCCCCATCGACATGTAGAAGGCCGAGCGTCGCTGCGCTGACCGCGTCGAGTGCCGCACGTCGCGCTCGTAGGCGCTCAGATCCGGCATGCGTCGCGGCAGAGCGCGAGAGAGCACGGTGGCCAGGCGAACGGCATCCGTCCACCCGAGGTTCATCCCTTGCCCGCCGATGGGGCTGATCTCATGCGCCGCGTCCCCGAGCAGGACCACTCTGCCCCGACGGAGCCGCGACGCGGTGTGCTGGGCAGCGACGAACGATACGGGCGGGTCGGCGACCTGCAGCCGGATGCCGGTGCGCCCATGAACGGCGTCTCGAAAAGCGGCAGCGGTGTTCAGCGGCTCCGCACCGCGTTGCTGTCTGACGACCCATCGTCGGCGGAAACCCGGGAGGGGGAAGGATTCGACGAGGCCTGCCGGTTCGCAGTACAGGACGGCCCGCTCGTCGGTCGCCGGGTCTTCGACATCCACCATGCTGTAGGTCGCTCTTCCGGTCTGACGGCGCCAGGTCGAACCGATCCGTTCCCGGAGTCGACTGCGCACCCCGTCGGCGGCTACGACGACGGAAGCGGTGTGGGTCTGCCTTCCGTCCGGGGTGTCGATCTCGACGCGGACGCGGTCTCCGTCGTCGTGCACCGACTGCACGGTGCACCCGCGACGCAGAGCGTCGGGCGACAGCTCGTGCAACCGGGTGCGCAGCATCGCGGCTGTGCGCGGTTGAGGAAGGATCAAGACCGGACGGTCAGACCCGAAAGAGAGCGACGCGAGACTTCTGCCGCGGCTGCGGACCTCGCCGCCCCGGAGATGCAGCGCTTCCGCACGCGCCTGCGCACCGACGCCCACGGCGTCCAAGGCGTCGAGGCCGGGCCGGTGGATGCCGATCGCACGGGTGCGGGCGTCAGCATCCGTGCGTCGCTCGTACACCGCCACCTGCACCCCGTCCTTCGACAGCAGGCCGGCGAGCATCAGGCCGACCGGCCCCGCTCCGACGATCAGCACATCATGATGCGGCACTGCCCTGCTCCCAACGCAGTTCCAGGCGCGACGGCACCCCTTGGCGCACAATCCACCCCTGCGGCACCACCGCGGCCAGCTCCTCACGCGTGTACGAGCGCCGGATGCTGATGAGTCCGTCTTCTCGGATGAACGAATCCGCCAGCATGTTCCGCGACAGTGGCCAGGTCGCCGCCGCGAACAGCGCGTACGCCGTCCGGCTTCGGGCGATGTCGTGATGCACCACCAGCCCGTTCCGCCCGAGCAGCCGCCGGGAATCCTCCAGCACCGTCTGCAACTCGTCGTCGTCGAGATGGTGCAGCACGTGGTTGCTCAGGACGACGTCGAAAGTCTGGCCTTCCTCCACCAGTCGGGTGCTGAGAGCACACCGATAGCGCAGGCCTGCTCCCCCGTCGTGGGCCGACGCCCAGCTGATGGCCCGCGCGTCCGCATCGAGCGCGGTGATCTCCGCCGCGAACCCGTCACGTCGCAAGCGCCCGGCGATCAGGCGGCACAGGTCTCCCCCACCGGCCCCGATGTCGAGGATGCGCAATGGTCGATCAGCGGTGGCCCGCGGCCGGATGTCGCGACGGTAGATCAGCCCGGGACGCGAGACCAGCGCATTCACGAAGCCGAATCGCCCGTAGGTGCGAGCGAGCATGCGCGCATCCGCTTGCGGATCGTCCATCAGCTCTCGAGCGTCGACGTCCCTCGTCGAGAAGTCGGCCCTCATGCGCGACGAGGGGCGACGACCGTCATCAGAGCCGTCTCGGCGGTGAGGCCGGGGCCGAATGCCATGGCGGCGACCCGCTCGCCGTCGCGTGCCTCTTCCTGATCCAGGATGCGGCGCAGCACGAACAGCACCGTGGCACTGGACATGTTCCCGTAGCGCCGGAGCACCTCACGGGGAGGTCGGAGCTGATCGTCACTGAGATGCAGCTTGTCCTGGACACGGTCGAGGATGCTGCGCCCGCCGGGGTGGATCGCCCAGTGCTGCACCTGACTTCCGATGTCTTCTCCATCGAACGCCTCCACCAACGCGGTCTCCGGCTCGTAGAGCGGACGGAGCGCGGCGTAGATGTTGTCGCCGATGAGCTGGGGGACGGCCGTCGACAGGATCATCTCGAACCCGGCGTCGCCGATGGTCCACGCCATGTCCTTCTTCCCCTCCGGGATGAGGCCCGTGTGGAAGCGATCCAGCGCGAAGCCGGGAACGTCGGAGTCGAAGGTGCGCGCCGTGACGAGGCCGGCGGCCGCGCCGTCGGCGAAGAGGGAGGTTGCGACGATCATGTCGGGATCATCCGAGGAGCGCAGATGCAGGGTGCACAGTTCCACGCTGACGATCAGAACCACGGCATCCGGGTTCCCTGCGCAGATCTCGCTGGCGGCACGCAGAGCGGGCATCGACGCGTAGCACCCCATGAAACCCAGGTGGTAGCGGCGCACGCTTTCGGAGAGGCCGAGGGCGCGGACGATCTCGTAGTCAGGACCCGGTGCATAGAAGCCGGTGCAGGAGACGGTGATCACATGCGTCACGTCTGCGGCGACGATGTCGGGATCCGCTTCCACCGTCTGTCGCGCCACCTGGACGTAGAGTGCGCCCGCTTCGCGCATGTAGATCTCATTGCGTGCCTTCGTTCCGGGAGAGAGCAGAAGCCCGCTCTTCGGATCGAAGAACAGCGGCGATTCCTCGTCCGCCGAAAAGGACAACTCCTCCAGGACCGTGTACCGCGTGTCGATGCCGGAACCGTTGAACGACGCGGACACGATGCGCTTCGCGAGCCGCCCGATCTCCGGCTGGGCGGCGAAGACGTCTCGCACCTCTTCCTGCTTCAGTTCCGTCTCGGGAACGATCGTCTGCAGGGACCGGAGCATGACGGGATAACTCATGAGGTCACTCAAGCATGCGCGAGCCTTCACCCCAAGGGGGTTGCGCTCCACGCCCGCTCATGTGGAGTGTTCGTCCTGCTCAGGCTCCGAGGGCGCGGGCGAGTTTGGACCCAGAGGCCGAGTCACGCCCACCCACTGCGCGGACAGCGTTCTCGACCGCGGCGAAGAAGGCGGCCCTGCCGGCCTCGTCGGCCGGAGCCGCCGGACCGAGTTCCATCTCCCACTCCCGCCATTCGCGCTGCACGCCCCGGCGGAGGTCAGTGGCCCGAACCCGGTCGTCGACGAACTCCGCCACGACGCCGTTCGGGCCGGTGAGCAGGTAAGCGGTGCGGTCGTTCTCGATCCTGGCCAGCGGCGTCAGGGGTTCGCTCGTCCAGCCCGACACGGTGGCGGCGACGGGCTCGGGCAGTTCGTCACCGTCGCTGAGGGGCCACCCGAGTTCGAGGCGACCGTCACCCTGCCGCGGCCCTTTCACATGCCATCCTTCGTCGGGTCCGCCGGTGCGACGACGCAACGCGACGCCGGCACGCGAGAGGGTGCCGTCGGCGGTGTCGAAGTACCGGGCGTCCAGAGCTCTGGTCTCGCCGACCGACACCTCGTCCACGCCGGGAACGGCATCCCAGCTCGGCAGCGGCGTCTCGATGCCGACGTCGTACTTGCGCTCGACCTCGACCGTGCGGGACGGCTCAGTCGTCATCGTTGAGAGTGAGATCCTCGAGGGCTTCGTCGAACCAGTAGTCGATCTCGGTCGGCCCGTCTTCGGATCCGGTGTTCTGCGGTTCGCCCCGGCGGTTGTACACCACCTGCGTCTCGCTGTAGGGGACGATCAGCTTGTCGTCTGCGTCGCCGAGGGGAATGATCTGCCCGTCGAGCGGGCCTCCGTGAAGTCGTGCAAGTGCCATGGGTTCAGCGTAGTCCTGTCATCCGACGACGATGCCGATGAGAGCACCCGCGATCATCCAGGGGCCGAACGCGATGCGCGTCGATCCGTTCGCTCGTCGCAGCAGGATCAGCGTGAATGCGAAGAGCGAGCCCAGCACGAATGCGGATGCCGCCCTGACGGCGATGGCCTGCCAGCTGTGCCAGGCCAGGACGAAGCCGATGACGGCGGCGAGCTTCACATCACCGCCACCCATCCCCGACCGGCTGAGCAATCGCAGGACGGTGTAGAAGCCGCCGAGCGCCAGCATCCCCAGGAGTGCACGGACCAGGGCCTCGCCGTGCGCAGTGGCCGCCGCATCGATCATTCCCAGTGCGATCAGCGACGCCAGCGTCGGCAGCACGATGCGGCTCGGCAGGCGATGGGTGCGGAGATCGGTCACGATCAGCCATCCTCCGACGCCGAGGAGGGCGAGGTGCGCGAGCACGATCAGCACGGAGCGGAAGTCCATCCCGGCAGGTTAGGTGTCTCACGGATGCCATGCCGCCGGGCTGTGGATAACCGAGAACGTCATCATGAGCGAATGTCCGATGTACGAACTAGCGTCGTCGATGTCACTTGCTTTATTCGTATATATCTTCGAGGATGGATGACATGGGGATCGGGCTCGATGCGGTGACCGCGCTCTCTCCGTCCAGTGATTCTCGGGCCGGAGAGGTGCTGCGACTGCGCCGCGAAATCAGCCGGATGCAGCGCCGTCGCAGTGACCATGCGCTGCTCCCACTCGATCCCGCCTTCGCCTCCCTGCTTCCCGAAGAAGGGCTGCAGACCGGCACCGCCTACACCGTCTCCCCCTCGCCGAGCCTCGTGCTCGCTCTGCTCAGCGCGGCATCGCAGAAAGGGCACTGGTGTGCGGTGGTCGGCATGCCGACGCTGGGCGTCGAGGCCGCCGCCTCCTTCGGCATCGATCTGACACGACTGATCCTCGTTCCCGACCCCGGCGAGCGCTGGCTCGCGGTCACCTCTGCCCTGGCTGAGGTGGTCCCTCTCATCGCCGTGCATCCCGGTGGTCGAGTGAGAGATGCCGAGGTCTCCCGTCTGAGTGCACGTCTGCGTGATCGCGGATGCACTCTGCTGATCGCAGAACCCGGCATGGTCGAATCGCGAGGTGCGGAACCACGAGGTGGAGTCGAATCGCTGAGCGCGGATCTCTGGCCGCAGAGTGAGGGCTCGATACGCCTGCACGACCCGCACTGGCACGGGCTGGGCGCGGGCTGGGGACTGCTCTCCGACTGCACGGTGACAGTGACGGCAAAGACTCGGCACAGCGCGCGCCCGTCGAGCGTCCGCGTCCAGCTGCCCGGCGGACACGGCGCCATCGAGGCTGCGGCGACAGAACTCACAGCGCTGCCGTCGTTCGCAGAGTCCGCCGCACCCGGGAGATCCGCCGCACCCGGGAGAGCGGAGTCGACCAGAACCCCTCCCCCCGATCTCCTGCGATGGGCGGAAGCCGGATGACCACCCCGCTCCGAGTCCTCGTTCTCTGGTTCCCCGATTGGCCGCTGCGAGCCGCACTGGGCGCACCCCCGCACCAGCCCACCGCTCTGGTGCACGCGAACACCGTCGTGGCGTGCACGGCCTCCGCACGAGAGCACGGGGTGCGCACCGGGCAACGCCGCCGAATCGCTCAGGGACTGCTCTCCTCGCTGAGCGTCCTCCCGCATGACCCGGCCAGAGACGAACGCGCCTTCCTCCCCGTTCTCCAACTCATCGAGAAGCACGCACCGGGTGCGACCCTGCTGCGCCCTGGGCTCGCCATCCTCCGCGCGCGGGGCATCTCCCGGTATCACGGTGGGGAGGGCGAGGCGGCCGGTGCGCTCGCTGCGGTGCTCGCCGACGCCGGCTTTCCCGAGGTGCGCATCGGCGTCGCAGACGGGCCCTTCACCGCAGAGATCGCTGCGCGCGGTCGCGACACCTGCACCGTGGTGCCGCCCGGCCGATCCCAGGAGTTCCTCGCCCCGTACCCCGTCCAGGTGCTCCGAGACGAGCAGATGACCGGCCTCCTCCTTCGCCTCGGAGTGCGTACGCTCGGGGAATTCACCGCCCTCGCTCCGCTCGACGTGCGCGATCGATTCGGTGAACACGGCGCACGTCTGCACGCTCTCGCCTCCGGCGCCGACTCCCGTCCGTTGACTCCCCGTCCGCCTGACCCCGAACTGACACGGAGCATCGAGTTCGAGACGCCTCTGGGAGGAACCGATCAGGTGGCCTTCGCGGTGCGTCAGACAGCAGACGCTGTGCTGCTCGCCCTCGGAGACGCCTCGGTCGTCTGCACCGAGGTACGCATCGATTTCACCGACGACAACGGGACGGTGTTCTCCCGCACCTGGCTGCACCCGACCTGCTTCGATGCCTCCGACCTCGTCGACCGGGTGCGTTGGCAGCTGGAGGCGCTGGCCGCGGAGTCGGCGAAGGAACCCGTCGACGAGGCGAGGGCGTTCGGGGGCATCGTGGCGGTGCGGATCATCCCGGCCGCCGTGGACGATGCCGCCCATCACCAGCCCGGACTCTTCGGCTCCGGCACGGATGAGCGCTTGCACCATGCGGTCTCTCGCGTGCAGACGATGCTGGGTCATGAGGGCGTGGTGACCGCTGCCCTTGCCGGTGGCCGTTGGCTCGCAGACCGGCAGGTGTTCACCCCCTGGGGCGAGCGCGCGGTCGCGCCCCGCGACCCGGATTCCCCCTGGCCGGGGAGCCTGCCCGATCCACTCCCCGCAGAAGTGTTCCTGCCACCGCGCCCGATCGGCGTGCTCGCTGCCGACGGAGCTCTGATCAGCATCGATGAACGCGGCGCCCTCTCCCACGAACCCGCGCACATCGACGGTGCCGGCGTGCAGGCCTGGGCAGGTCCCTGGCCGGTGCAGGAACGTCGCTGGGCAGCTGACGGAGGCAAGCGCGGACACCGGCTCCAGATCGTCGACGATCGAGATCGCGCCTGGCTGGTCTTCCGCGCCGGCGAACGCTGGTGGGCCGAAGGTCGGTATCGCTGATGGGGTGGCACAACAAACCAGAGCTGTCCTGGAGTGAGCTGGAGCGCACCCTCAGCGGAGAGGAGTCGCCTCCGAAGCCGCCCATCCCCGAGCCCCGCGGCACACGACCCGACCCTGGTCCGGTGAGCCGACGGCGACAGCGCACCCCGCCGGTCGCCATCCCTCCCCCCGAAGACGCCGTTCCGTACGCCGAGCTGCACGCGCACTCGTCGTACTCGTTCCTCGACGGCACCTCCTCCCCCGAGGAGCTCCTCGCCGAGGCCGAACGTCTCGGCCTGACCGCCCTGGCCCTCACCGATCACGACGGCTTCTACGGCGCCGCTCGTTTCGCCGACGTGGCCGAGCTCATGGAAGTGCGCCTGCAGACGGTCTTCGGCGCCGAGCTGTCCCTCGACCTGCCAGGGCCGCAGCGAGGCAGTCCCGACCCTGCCGGTGAGCATCTTCTCGTCATCGCCCGCGGAATGGAGGGGTACCACCGCCTCTCCGGGGCGATCACCACAGCACAACTGCGAGGCGGCGAGAAGGGGCGCCCGGTGTACGACCTCGAAGAGCTGGCAGCGAGCGCCGGAGGAGACTGGACGATTCTGACCGGATGCCGCAAGGGCGCGGTGCGACGAGGACTCGAGGTCGGGGATGCCGAGACCCCGCTGCGCCGCCTCGTCGACCTGTTCGGGTCCGATCACGTCGCCGTCGAGCTCTTCGATCACGGCGACCCGCAGGACACCCGGCGCAACGACACGCTCGCCGAGTTGGCCAAGAAGATGCGGCTTCCCGTGGTGGCGACGAACAACGTGCACTACGCCACTCCCGCTCAAGCTCCGCTGGCCGAGGCGGTGGCTGCGGTCCGCGCGGTGCGCAGCATGAACGAACTCGATGGCTGGCTGCCCGCACACGGTGGTGCGCACCTGCGCAGCGGAGCAGAGATGTCGGCACGGTTTCAGCGCTACCCGGGTGCGATCTCCTACGGACTCGAGCTGGCCGCGGCATCCGCCTTCCCGCTGCGACTCGCCCGGCCTGCGCTGCCCCAGCAGAAGGTCCCCGACTGCCACACGCCGATGAGTTGGCTGCGCCGGTTGGTGTGGGATGCCGTGCCGTCGAAGTACCCGCGCCTGGACGAGGACGGGCACCGCCGGATCGAGCGAGAACTGGACGTCATCGAAGAGAAGGACTTCCCCGGGTACTTCCTCATCGTGCACGGAATCGTCGCTGAAGCGAGGCGGCTCGGCATCCTCTGTCAGGGCCGAGGATCCGCCGCGGCGAGCGCTGTCTGCTACCTGCTGGGAATCACCGCCGTCGACCCGATCCTCTACCGCCTCCCCTTCGAGCGGTTCCTTGCCACCACCCGGCAGGAGGAACCGGACATCGACGTGGACTTCGATTCCCGTCGCCGCGAGGAGATCATCCAGTGGGTCTACCGGGAGTACGGCAGGGAGCGGGCCGCCCAGGTGGCGAACGTGATCCAGTACCGTCCGAAGAACGCGGTCCGCGACATGGCCAGAGCACTCGGGCATTCCCCGGGGCAACAGGATGCCTGGTCCCGTCAGGTGGATGGCTGGAGCGCAGGGCTGGAGCCCGCCGACGGGCACGACATCCCCGAGAACGTGCTGGCGTATGCGGGTGAGTTGCTGAAAGCGCCCCGGCATCTCGGCATCCACTCCGGCGGCATGGTGCTCACGGCACGTCCGGTCGGCGAGGTGGTGCCGGTGGAGCACGCCCGCATGGAGAACCGCACGGTGATCCAGTGGGACAAAGACGACTCCGCCTTCATGGGGCTGGTGAAGTTCGACCTTCTCGGACTCGGGATGCTCGCAGCGCTCCAGCACTGCTTCGATCTCATCCGCGAGGCCACGGGTGAGGAGTGGACCCTGGAGACCCTCCCCAAAGAGGAACCCGGCGTCTACGACATGCTGTGCCGCGCAGACTCGATCGGTGTGTTCCAGGTCGAATCACGCGCGCAGATCGGCCTGCTCCCCCGCCTGCAACCTCGGAGTTTCTACGACCTCGCCATCCAGATCGCCCTCATCCGTCCCGGCCCCATCCAGGGCGGTGCCGTGCACCCGTTCGTCCGACGCAAGATGGCGAAGGACCGCCTCGATGAGGAGAACCGCGAGCGGATGGCACGGGGTGAAGCCCCGGAGACGTTCGAGATCCCCTACCCGCACAGCGATCTGGAAGACATCCTGAAGCGCACGCTGGGGATCCCCATCTTCCAGGAGCAGCTGATCCAGATGGCGATGGCGGTCGGCGACTGCACCGCCGACGAGGGAGACCTGCTGCGCCGGGCCATGGGATCCAAGCGCGGCCTTGAGAAGATCGAGAAGGTCAGAGACAAGCTGTACGCAGGTATGGCCCGGCGCGGCCTCGACGCTGAGACCTCCGACCGTATCTATGCGCAGATCCAGGCGTTCTCCAATTTCGGTTTCGCCGAGTCGCACTCGCTGTCCTTCGCGCTGCTCGTCTATGCCAGCTCCTGGTTGAAGCTGCACTATCCCGCCGCGTTCCTCGCCGGGCTGCTGCGCTCGCAGCCGATGGGCTTCTACTCCGGGGCGACTCTGACCGCAGATGCTCGACGGCATGGCGTGGAGGTGCGGCGCCCCGATCTGCACGTGTCGGGAGCGACCGAGACATTGGAGCCTCTCACCGGCGCGGCTGAGCGGCGACCGACCGGGGTCGACGACTGTCTCGTCACCCCACAACCGCCGACTCTCCGCTTCGACCGGGACGCCCCGGACGAGTCCGCGTCTCATCGCCGCGATGGCGGCTACGCGGTGCGGCTGGGACTCAGCGGTATTCGCGGGATCGGTGTGCCGCTGGCGGAGAAGATCGTCGCCGAGCGTGAGGTCAACGGCCGATATCGTGACCTGCACGATCTGGTGCGGCGTACGGATGCCACGGCCGCTCAACTGGAAGCACTCGCCACCGCCGGCGCGTTCGCCTGTCTTGGTCTGGAGCGTCGCGAGGCGATCTGGCTGGCCGGCGCGGCGGCAGAAGACCGGTCACGTTTCCTCCCGGGCACGACCGTATCCGTGCAGCCCCCGCTGTTCGCAGACCAGACCAGCTACGAAAAGCTCTCCGCAGACCTCTGGGCGACGGGTGTGTCCACCGACGACCACCCGATGACGCACTTCCGGGGCGCACTGCATGCGCGCGGGGTACTCACCGCCGAGAACGTGAAGACCCATGAGGCCGGTCGACGCATCGAGGTCGCCGGCCTCGTCACACACCGGCAGCGTCCGGCGACCGCGGCCGGCATCACCTTCCTGAACCTCGAGGACGAGAGCGGGCTGATGAACATCGTCTGCTCGACGGGGGTCTGGAATCGCTATCGTCGCGTGGCCCGCGACTCCCCGGCACTCATCATCCGCGGCATCCTGGAGCGTTCCCCCGAGGGCGTGGTCAACATCCTCGCCGATGCCTTCGAAGACCTGCGCACAGGAGTGACGCATCGATCCAGGGACTTCCGATGAATTCCGATGATTCCCGTTCTTTTCCTTGAGCCACTCCGAATCACCTCAGGAGAGCACGGAATGACTCACCAGAAGCGTTCGGGCTCTTCAGGCTGCGGCCGATCCGATCCGCCCCAGCGGTCGGCCTCCGCCTTGGCAGCGTCCGCGGCGGCGTCCGCATCGTGCAGGGCCACTCTGGCGCCGGTCGCGCCCGGCCCGATCGGATCCACGCGGAGAACAGTGCGCGGTCCTCCTCCACCGATGGTCACCGTGCACCCGAGAATGCGGCCGATCCAGCGAGAGACTTCGCCGCGCGGGTCGTCGGTGTACTGGTAGCGGATGCCCGTGTCGAGATCGACCAGCCCGACGACGACGGGTTCTTGGGTGAACGGATCGGTCTGCTCGGTCACCTCGACCCGATGGCCGTGAGCGATGGCGACCTGGGCCGAGAGAGTGAGCATCCTGTCCATGAGTACACCCTACGAAACGACGCCGAGAAGACAACCGGCAGCGTCTCGAAGAGAGCTTTCGAATATTTCTTTGTCCCCCAAATGGCGGACACGAGATTTTCGCGCTACTCTGCTAGGCATAGCGGGGGCTATGGGCTGATCGCGAGATCAGCCGACGAGTGCTGCGATATCTTCGCCGCCTCCCCTACCGTCCGGGATGGGCGGTGAGCCCTCTCGGCGACATCGTCTGGGGACATCATGCCGCTCGGGAGGGCCATTCCCCGAAATCTGTGCCGACGGCGAGAAGCGCTCTGTCCTGTCACTCGCGCGATCGACTCGGTCACGTCACTCGCGCGGGCGATCCTCGTCGAGCGGCACCTCCGCATGCTGGTCGGCCAGATCGGCCGCATCCGCCTCTGACTCGTCGAAAGCGGGCGGAGGCGATGTCACATCGACTTCCGGCTCCGGTTCGACATCGCGCTGCTGGTCTTGTTGATCGGGCTGCGGTTTCTCGTTCTCCCAGCGGTCGCTCGCGCCGCGGATATCGGTGCGGTCACTGTCGTGAGACATGGCGATTCCTTCCTCTGGCTGACACCTTCCACGATGCGAGCACCCGGGCGCATCCTCCAGGGGGTTGACGAACTGCGATGGATGCACCCGGCGCTTCGCTCTCGGCCGACCCGCCTAGCGTCTGCCGAGTAGTGGGTCAATGCGCTGGAACAGGGGGCTCCCTCCCACCTACGGTGCGACTATGCAAGGCAACCACCCGAACGTCCGAGGTCGTACACGCATCGGCGTGTCCGGCTGGCGTTATCCCAGTTGGCGGGGCGACTTCTATCCTCAGGGCCTGGTCCAGCGCCGGGAACTCGAGTACATCGGAGAACACTTCTCGACCGTCGAACTCAACGGGTCGTTCTACTCGCTTCAGCGACCGGAGAGCTACCGCAGGTGGAGCGACAGCGTGCCGGACGATTTCCTCTTCGCGGTGAAGGGTTCCCGCTACGTCACCCATATGCTGCGCCTGCAGAATATCGACCAGGCTCTCGCGAACTTCTTCGCCTCGGGCGTCCTCGCCTTGGGGCCCCGACTCGGCCCTATCCTTTGGCAGCTGCCGGAGCGGCAGGCTTTCGAACCCGAGGTCCTCGATCGTTTTCTGCGGACCCTGCCGCGGTCGACCGGTGAGGCGCTGGAGCTGGCTCGCCGTCATGACGAGCGTC
This genomic window contains:
- a CDS encoding DNA polymerase Y family protein codes for the protein MTTPLRVLVLWFPDWPLRAALGAPPHQPTALVHANTVVACTASAREHGVRTGQRRRIAQGLLSSLSVLPHDPARDERAFLPVLQLIEKHAPGATLLRPGLAILRARGISRYHGGEGEAAGALAAVLADAGFPEVRIGVADGPFTAEIAARGRDTCTVVPPGRSQEFLAPYPVQVLRDEQMTGLLLRLGVRTLGEFTALAPLDVRDRFGEHGARLHALASGADSRPLTPRPPDPELTRSIEFETPLGGTDQVAFAVRQTADAVLLALGDASVVCTEVRIDFTDDNGTVFSRTWLHPTCFDASDLVDRVRWQLEALAAESAKEPVDEARAFGGIVAVRIIPAAVDDAAHHQPGLFGSGTDERLHHAVSRVQTMLGHEGVVTAALAGGRWLADRQVFTPWGERAVAPRDPDSPWPGSLPDPLPAEVFLPPRPIGVLAADGALISIDERGALSHEPAHIDGAGVQAWAGPWPVQERRWAADGGKRGHRLQIVDDRDRAWLVFRAGERWWAEGRYR
- a CDS encoding type III polyketide synthase, producing MSYPVMLRSLQTIVPETELKQEEVRDVFAAQPEIGRLAKRIVSASFNGSGIDTRYTVLEELSFSADEESPLFFDPKSGLLLSPGTKARNEIYMREAGALYVQVARQTVEADPDIVAADVTHVITVSCTGFYAPGPDYEIVRALGLSESVRRYHLGFMGCYASMPALRAASEICAGNPDAVVLIVSVELCTLHLRSSDDPDMIVATSLFADGAAAGLVTARTFDSDVPGFALDRFHTGLIPEGKKDMAWTIGDAGFEMILSTAVPQLIGDNIYAALRPLYEPETALVEAFDGEDIGSQVQHWAIHPGGRSILDRVQDKLHLSDDQLRPPREVLRRYGNMSSATVLFVLRRILDQEEARDGERVAAMAFGPGLTAETALMTVVAPRRA
- a CDS encoding error-prone DNA polymerase, encoding MGWHNKPELSWSELERTLSGEESPPKPPIPEPRGTRPDPGPVSRRRQRTPPVAIPPPEDAVPYAELHAHSSYSFLDGTSSPEELLAEAERLGLTALALTDHDGFYGAARFADVAELMEVRLQTVFGAELSLDLPGPQRGSPDPAGEHLLVIARGMEGYHRLSGAITTAQLRGGEKGRPVYDLEELAASAGGDWTILTGCRKGAVRRGLEVGDAETPLRRLVDLFGSDHVAVELFDHGDPQDTRRNDTLAELAKKMRLPVVATNNVHYATPAQAPLAEAVAAVRAVRSMNELDGWLPAHGGAHLRSGAEMSARFQRYPGAISYGLELAAASAFPLRLARPALPQQKVPDCHTPMSWLRRLVWDAVPSKYPRLDEDGHRRIERELDVIEEKDFPGYFLIVHGIVAEARRLGILCQGRGSAAASAVCYLLGITAVDPILYRLPFERFLATTRQEEPDIDVDFDSRRREEIIQWVYREYGRERAAQVANVIQYRPKNAVRDMARALGHSPGQQDAWSRQVDGWSAGLEPADGHDIPENVLAYAGELLKAPRHLGIHSGGMVLTARPVGEVVPVEHARMENRTVIQWDKDDSAFMGLVKFDLLGLGMLAALQHCFDLIREATGEEWTLETLPKEEPGVYDMLCRADSIGVFQVESRAQIGLLPRLQPRSFYDLAIQIALIRPGPIQGGAVHPFVRRKMAKDRLDEENRERMARGEAPETFEIPYPHSDLEDILKRTLGIPIFQEQLIQMAMAVGDCTADEGDLLRRAMGSKRGLEKIEKVRDKLYAGMARRGLDAETSDRIYAQIQAFSNFGFAESHSLSFALLVYASSWLKLHYPAAFLAGLLRSQPMGFYSGATLTADARRHGVEVRRPDLHVSGATETLEPLTGAAERRPTGVDDCLVTPQPPTLRFDRDAPDESASHRRDGGYAVRLGLSGIRGIGVPLAEKIVAEREVNGRYRDLHDLVRRTDATAAQLEALATAGAFACLGLERREAIWLAGAAAEDRSRFLPGTTVSVQPPLFADQTSYEKLSADLWATGVSTDDHPMTHFRGALHARGVLTAENVKTHEAGRRIEVAGLVTHRQRPATAAGITFLNLEDESGLMNIVCSTGVWNRYRRVARDSPALIIRGILERSPEGVVNILADAFEDLRTGVTHRSRDFR
- a CDS encoding methyltransferase domain-containing protein, producing MDDPQADARMLARTYGRFGFVNALVSRPGLIYRRDIRPRATADRPLRILDIGAGGGDLCRLIAGRLRRDGFAAEITALDADARAISWASAHDGGAGLRYRCALSTRLVEEGQTFDVVLSNHVLHHLDDDELQTVLEDSRRLLGRNGLVVHHDIARSRTAYALFAAATWPLSRNMLADSFIREDGLISIRRSYTREELAAVVPQGWIVRQGVPSRLELRWEQGSAAS
- a CDS encoding CYTH domain-containing protein is translated as MTTEPSRTVEVERKYDVGIETPLPSWDAVPGVDEVSVGETRALDARYFDTADGTLSRAGVALRRRTGGPDEGWHVKGPRQGDGRLELGWPLSDGDELPEPVAATVSGWTSEPLTPLARIENDRTAYLLTGPNGVVAEFVDDRVRATDLRRGVQREWREWEMELGPAAPADEAGRAAFFAAVENAVRAVGGRDSASGSKLARALGA
- a CDS encoding A24 family peptidase is translated as MDFRSVLIVLAHLALLGVGGWLIVTDLRTHRLPSRIVLPTLASLIALGMIDAAATAHGEALVRALLGMLALGGFYTVLRLLSRSGMGGGDVKLAAVIGFVLAWHSWQAIAVRAASAFVLGSLFAFTLILLRRANGSTRIAFGPWMIAGALIGIVVG
- a CDS encoding response regulator, giving the protein MALARLHGGPLDGQIIPLGDADDKLIVPYSETQVVYNRRGEPQNTGSEDGPTEIDYWFDEALEDLTLNDDD
- a CDS encoding NAD(P)/FAD-dependent oxidoreductase — protein: MPHHDVLIVGAGPVGLMLAGLLSKDGVQVAVYERRTDADARTRAIGIHRPGLDALDAVGVGAQARAEALHLRGGEVRSRGRSLASLSFGSDRPVLILPQPRTAAMLRTRLHELSPDALRRGCTVQSVHDDGDRVRVEIDTPDGRQTHTASVVVAADGVRSRLRERIGSTWRRQTGRATYSMVDVEDPATDERAVLYCEPAGLVESFPLPGFRRRWVVRQQRGAEPLNTAAAFRDAVHGRTGIRLQVADPPVSFVAAQHTASRLRRGRVVLLGDAAHEISPIGGQGMNLGWTDAVRLATVLSRALPRRMPDLSAYERDVRHSTRSAQRRSAFYMSMGAPVPMLVARPREGLIRALGTAPLQPWTSGLITMRGV